One window of Siniperca chuatsi isolate FFG_IHB_CAS linkage group LG19, ASM2008510v1, whole genome shotgun sequence genomic DNA carries:
- the scrib gene encoding protein scribble homolog isoform X13, whose amino-acid sequence MLKCIPLWRCNRHVESVDKRHCNLQTVPDEVFRYSRSLEELLLDANQLKELPKPFFRLLNLRKLGLSDNEIQRLPPEVANFMQLVELDISRNDIPEIPESIKFCRALEIADFSGNPLSRLPDGFTQLRALAHLALNDVSLQTLPNDIGNLANLVTLELRENLLKSLPTSLSFLVKLEQLDLGSNELDVLPDTLGALPNLRELWLDRNQLSSLPPELGNLRRLVCLDVSENRLEELPSELKGLLALTDLLLTQNLLEVVPDSIGCLKQLSILKVDQNRLTHLTDSIGECENLTELVLTENLLQSLPRSLGKLKKLTNLNVDRNRLGSVPKELGGCASLNVLSLRDNCLGKLPAELADATELHVLDVAGNRLQNLPFALTNLNLKAMWLAENQSQPMLKFQTEDDERTGEKVLTCYLLPQQPSSSLENLLQNSVDDSWTDSNLNRVSVIQFQEETKAEEEDDEAAAERRGLQRRATPHPSELKVMKKVIEERRNEAYTSRPDGEESPDPQEKRLSDLSNQSRDSQVSNSTLSATSHEDRQNVTAASQREDLVDGHSPLEEEELDEMEVEYIEPTVHFAEEPIFRGGDEDDEEDGEDGERSDEEDERPAFPAEKQRLIRKDTPHYKKHFKITKLPKPEAVAALLQGFSPDGLNSATQAAEDEDEEEQSVCTPQHHHRMEELEDSRLQVNSSQVKGVSFDQVNNLLIEPARIEEEEHTLTIQRQTGGLGISIAGGKGSTPYKGDDEGIFISRVSEEGPAARAGVKVGDKLLEVNGVDLHEAEHHTAVEALRSSGATVSMTVLRERMVEPENAITTTPLRPEDDYFPRERRSSGLAFNLETTPSGPQQRLSTCLIRNDKGLGFSIAGGKGSTPYRTGDTGIYISRIAEGGAAHRDSTLRVGDRVISINGVDMTEARHDQAVALLTGTSPTIALLVERDPNAPGGSPGQSRARAHSPPPPEPSDSPDQEEDGLSLHGNHLSQMEDEYPIEEVTLMKSGGPLGLSIVGGSDHASHPFGVNEPGVFISKVIPHGLACQSGLRVGDRILEVNTIDLRHATHQEAVRALLANKQEIRMLVRRDPSPPGMQEIVIQKQPGEKLGISIRGGAKGHAGNPFDATDEGIFISKVSSSGAAARDGRLQVGMRILEVNNHSLLGMTHTEAVRVLRAVGDSLVMLVCDGFDPRKETAVEASPGIIANPFATGIVRKNSMESISSIDRDLSPEEMDIMQKESEMVRETSQWEREEMEKVERMRLEREEATRLLEEETENIGTGPLKLDYKTLAALPTTSLQKLNRFSTSLSLTAPMEAPLQAQYGAPLEPLGFGLGHPTKPLSHMDPESSPSLNTEHLPQSEHTNYLHGSQFSPNETSTTDSAGSSTTINSSTFVAEEEECMVDSQPICFKENPFLVANRKGKGRPPAEQILSGPPVGYGKQGQLQPWLFSKAPPSDFTRTDSPIRETPYSPTIQPTRPGAIQPVGRVRQSNSPATVDGHSPNPFQHGPSPFNSQTSDLYGVRNNFHPKQPSPEPELNNEVFDDDIDGQEGAVKGLTSKVSPRREYMSLAAVPRLSRISTDLQSPSPSGKDSPEQRSFRDRQKYFEIDVKQQTPDKPKPRVSLVGEDDLKKMREEEERKFEQRAREYLLDEDDDDEEEDLAKQVAQMKASGKVLLDGVEYNVEPVSTPSQHCATPPSYCGSSGPSSVDGKGDSQRNSLEDSFRLEQRPNSMTGLIPVYPGETAAPIRTAKAERRHQERLRMQSPELAVAPDKDLSPAEKRALEAEKRAMWRAARPYGLEEDVRQYEQDLAKRLYQARVRASQGTAEAPQPPTSSCTSSSAASQLRMKSLEQDALKAQMVISKSRDGKKRGTLDQLTESPSPAPTPSPTPMEELSLRGLTSPGRLSLSSKKFDYRQFAAIPSSKPVYDIQSPDTGDDMQFINDSSSNPGPAASPEAEVPTPLPATSALEEMALYSNKRKLRQGRRSLETAVPT is encoded by the exons CTGGGCAGCAATGAACTGGATGTTTTG CCGGACACCCTCGGTGCTCTCCCCAACCTGAGGGAGCTATGGCTAGACCGTAACCAGTTGTCCTCATTACCACCA gagCTAGGGAACCTCCGGAGACTGGTGTGTCTGGATGTGTCCGAGAATCGTCTGGAGGAGCTTCCCTCAGAGCTAAAAGGCCTCCTGGCTCTCACTGACCTGCTGCTCACACAGAACCTGCTGGAGGTCGTCCCAGACAGCATAG GCTGCCTGAAACAGCTGTCCATCTTGAAGGTGGACCAGAATAGACTGACCCACCTGACTGATTCAATAGGAGAGTGTGAAAACCTCACAGAACTCGTCTTGACAGAGAACCTTTTACAG TCACTTCCTCGCTCGCTGGGCAAGCTGAAGAAGCTGACCAACCTGAATGTAGACCGCAACCGTTTGGGCAGCGTTCCCAAAGAGCTGGGCGGCTGTGCCAGCCTCAACGTTCTCTCATTGAGAGACAACTGCCTGGGCAAACTGCCTGCTGAGCTTGCAGATGCCACTGAGCTGCATGTGCTGGATGTGGCTGGAAACAG ATTACAAAACCTGCCTTTTGCCCTGACAAACCTCAATCTGAAGGCCATGTGGCTTGCAGAGAACCAGTCACAGCCAATGCTCAAGTTCCAGACAGAGGATGACGAGCGCACAGGAGAGAAGGTGTTGACCTGCTATTTGCTGCCCCAGCAGCCTTCTTCGAGCCTAG AGAACTTACTGCAGAACAGTGTGGATGACAGCTGGACAGACAGCAACCTGAACCGAGTCTCAGTCATTCAGTTCCAGGAAGAGACcaaggctgaggaggaggatgatgaggcTGCTGCAGAGCGCAGA ggtCTTCAGCGCAGAGCCACGCCGCACCCAAGTGAGCTGAAGGTGATGAAGAAGGTGAttgaggagaggaggaatgaagCTTACACATCTAGACCTGATGGAGAAGAGTCTCCTGATCCACAG GAGAAGCGGCTCAGTGACCTCTCCAATCAGAGCCGTGACTCCCAGGTGTCCAATAGCACACTGTCGGCCACCTCTCATGAGGACAGGCAAAATGTGACTGCAGCCTCGCAGAGGGAGGACCTTGTAGACGGCCACTCCCctctggaggaggaagagctggATGAAATGGAGGTGGAGTACATTGAG CCTACTGTGCACTTTGCAGAGGAGCCCATCTTCCGTGGTGGGGATGAGGATGACGAGGAGGACGGTGAAGATGGTGAGAGGAGTGACGAGGAAGACGAGAGGCCGGCTTTCCCCGCAGAGAAGCAGCGTCTGATCAGAAAAGACACGCCACACTACAAGAAGCACTTCAAGATCACCAAGCTGCCCAAGCCCGAGGCCGTGGCTGCGCTGCTGCAGGGCTTCAGTCCTGACGGCCTCAACTCTGCGACACAGGCTGCTGAGGACGAGGATGAGGAAGAGCAAAGTGTATGCACTCCTCAGCACCATCACAGAATGGAGGAGCTTGAGGACAGCCGGCTCCAGGTCAACTCCAGTCAAGTAAAG GGGGTGTCATTTGATCAAGTCAATAATCTGCTGATTGAACCTGCTCGAATTGAGGAGGAAGAG CACACCTTGACCATCCAGCGACAAACGGGCGGCCTAGGTATCAGCATTGCTGGGGGGAAAGGATCTACTCCTTACAAAGGAGATGACGAG GGAATCTTCATCTCCAGGGTATCTGAGGAAGGTCCTGCAGCCAGAGCAGGGGTTAAAGTGGGAGACAAACTCCTAGAG GTGAATGGAGTGGACCTCCATGAAGCAGAACATCACACAGCAGTTGAAGCTCTTCGTAGCTCTGGTGCTACAGTGTCCATGACGGTGCTGCGGGAGCGTATGGTGGAGCCAGAGAACGCCATCACCACCACGCCACTGAGGCCAGAGGACGACTACTTCCCGCGGGAGAGACGGAGCAGTGGCCTAGCCTTCAACTTGGAGACGACTCCCAGCGGGCCTCAACAGCGGCTCTCCACCTGCCTGATCCGAAACGACAAGGGACTGGGATTCAGCATCGCAGGCGGCAAAGGCTCCACGCCCTACCGCACAGGAGACACG GGAATCTACATCTCTCGCATCGCAGAAGGGGGAGCagcacacagagacagcacaCTGCGAGTAGGCGACAGGGTGATCTCT ATCAATGGTGTAGACATGACAGAGGCCAGGCATGACCAGGCAGTAGCGCTCCTTACCGGCACCTCCCCCACCATCGCCCTCCTAGTGGAGCGAGACCCGAATGCACCAGGGGGTTCTCCAGGTCAATCCCGGGCTCGAGCCCACTCCCCTCCACCCCCAGAACCCTCAGATTCACCAGACCAGGAGGAGGACGGCCTTTCCCTTCACGGGAACCACCTGAGCCAAATGGAGGACGAGTATCCCATCGAG GAAGTGACCCTGATGAAGTCAGGTGGCCCTCTAGGCCTGAGCATTGTGGGAGGCAGTGATCATGCCAGTCACCCATTCGGGGTCAATGAACCTGGGGTGTTCATCTCGAAG GTGATTCCTCACGGTTTAGCATGTCAAAGTGGACTTCGTGTTGGGGACCGCATATTAGAAGTGAACACCATCGACCTGCGTCATGCCACTCACCAGGAAGCTGTGCGAGCCCTGCTGGCCAACAAGCAGGAGATCCGTATGTTGGTACGGAGGGACCCTTCACCGCCTGGGATGCAG GAAATTGTGATCCAGAAGCAGCCAGGGGAGAAGCTTGGCATCAGTATTCGTGGAGGGGCCAAGGGTCATGCAGGAAACCCCTTTGACGCCACAGATGAAGGCATCTTCATTTCTAAG GTGAGTTCGAGCGGTGCAGCAGCAAGAGACGGCCGACTGCAGGTTGGCATGCGTATTCTGGAGGTGAACAACCACAGCCTGCTGGGGATGACACACACGGAGGCAGTGCGAGTGCTCCGTGCTGTAGGAGACTCCCTGGTCATGCTGGTTTGTGACGGCTTCGACCCACGAAAAGAGACTGCTGTGGAG GCGTCTCCTGGCATCATTGCCAACCCATTCGCAACAGGCATCGTCCGTAAGAACAGCATGGAAAGCATCTCTTCTATAGACCGAGACCTGAGCCCAGAGGAGATGGACATCATGCAGAAG GAGTCTGAGATGGTGAGAGAGACGTCACAGTGGGAGCGAGAAGAGATGGAGAAGGTG GAGCGTATGCGCTTGGAGCGTGAGGAGGCAACTCGCCTGCTAGAAGAGGAGACTGAG aACATTGGCACTGGACCTCTAAAACTTGACTACAAAACCCTAGCTGCTCTGCCCACCACCAGTCTGCAGAAACTCAACAGG TTCTCTACTTCTCTAAGTCTGACTGCTCCCATGGAGGCCCCCCTGCAGGCCCAGTACGGAGCCCCTTTAGAGCCTCTGGGCTTCGGCTTAGGCCACCCCACTAAACCCCTCAGCCACATGGACCCCGAGTCCTCCCCCAGTCTGAACACAGAGCATCTGCCCCAGTCTGAACACACCAATTATCTTCATGGATCCCAGTTCTCCCCTAATGAGACCTCTACTACTGATAGTGCTGGCTCATCAACAACCATTAATTCATCAACATTTGTAGCTGAAGAAGAGGAATGCATGGTGGACTCTCAGCCGATCTGCTTTAAAGAGAACCCTTTCTTGGTGGCCAATCGCAAAGGAAAGGGCCGTCCACCTGCAGAGCAGATCCTGTCAGGGCCTCCTGTGGGCTACGGGAAGCAAGGCCAACTGCAGCCCTGGTTGTTCAGCAAG GCACCCCCTTCTGATTTCACCAGGACGGACAGCCCAATCAGGGAAACACCGTATTCTCCCACCATCCAACCG ACGCGACCGGGTGCCATCCAGCCAGTTGGGCGTGTGCGGCAGAGTAACTCCCCCGCCACTGTGGATGGCCACAGTCCCAACCCCTTCCAGCATGGCCCCTCCCCCTTCAACTCCCAGACCTCT GACCTGTATGGTGTGAGGAACAATTTCCACCCAAAGCAACCTTCTCCAGAG CCTGAGTTGAACAACGAGGTGTTTGATGATGACATAGACGGTCAGGAGGGAGCTGTTAAGGGTCTGACCAGCAAGGTCTCCCCCCGTCGGGAGTATATGAGCCTGGCAGCAGTGCCTCGCCTCTCCAGGATTTCCACGGACCTGCAG AGTCCTTCTCCTAGTGGTAAGGACAGCCCAGAGCAGCGCTCTTTCAGGGACAGACAGAAGTATTTTGAGATTGACGTGAAGCAGCAAACACCAGACAAACCCAAACCTCGAGTCTCTCTTGTTGGAGAAGATGACCTCAAGAAaatgagggaggaggaag AGAGGAAGTTTGAGCAGCGGGCGCGGGAGTACCTGCTGGATGAAGATGACGACGACGAGGAGGAGGACCTGGCTAAACAGGTGGCGCAGATGAAGGCCTCTGGCAAAGTGTTGTTGGATGGAGTGGAGTACAACGTGGAGCCAGTATCCACCCCATCCCAGCACTGCGCCACACCACCAAGCTACTGTGGCAGCTCAGG gccTTCCTCTGTTGATGGTAAGGGAGACTCTCAGAGGAATTCATTGGAGGACAGCTTCAGGCTGGAGCAGAGGCCCAACTCCATGACTGG TCTGATCCCAGTGTACCCCGGGGAGACGGCGGCCCCCATCCGCACTGCCAAAGCAGAGCGAAGACACCAAGAGAGACTTCGTATGCAGAGCCCTGAGCTGGCTGTGGCCCCTGACAAGGACCTGTCCCCTGCTGAGAAACGAGCTCTGGAGGCCGAGAAGAGAGCCATGTGGAGGGCAGCACG GCCCTATGGCCTAGAGGAGGATGTTAGGCAGTATGAGCAGGACCTGGCTAAGAGGCTCTACCAGGCCCGAGTGAGGGCATCTCAGGGCACAGCAGAGGCCCCCCAgccccccacctcctcctgtacctcctcctctgcagcctCCCAGCTCAG AATGAAGTCTCTGGAGCAGGATGCACTGAAAGCACAGATGGTCATCTCCAAGTCTCGGGACGGGAAGAAACGTGGCACACTAGACCAACTGACGGAGTCACCCTCGCCCGCCCCCACACCTTCTCCAACACCTATGGAAG AACTCAGTCTTCGAGGACTAACCTCTCCAGGCAGGCTG TCCCTGTCGTCAAAGAAGTTTGACTACCGACAGTTTGCTGCCATTCCTTCTTCCAAACCCGTATACGACATCCAG TCCCCTGACACAGGCGATGACATGCAGTTCATCAACGACAGCTCCAGCAACCCAG GGCCTGCTGCAAGCCCTGAGGCTGAGGTACCCACCCCTCTGCCTGCCACCTCAGCCCTGGAGGAGATGGCCCTGTACAGCAACAAGCGCAAACTGAGGCAGGGCCGCCGCAGCCTGGAAACTGCTGTGCCCACGTAA
- the scrib gene encoding protein scribble homolog isoform X16: MLKCIPLWRCNRHVESVDKRHCNLQTVPDEVFRYSRSLEELLLDANQLKELPKPFFRLLNLRKLGLSDNEIQRLPPEVANFMQLVELDISRNDIPEIPESIKFCRALEIADFSGNPLSRLPDGFTQLRALAHLALNDVSLQTLPNDIGNLANLVTLELRENLLKSLPTSLSFLVKLEQLDLGSNELDVLPDTLGALPNLRELWLDRNQLSSLPPELGNLRRLVCLDVSENRLEELPSELKGLLALTDLLLTQNLLEVVPDSIGCLKQLSILKVDQNRLTHLTDSIGECENLTELVLTENLLQSLPRSLGKLKKLTNLNVDRNRLGSVPKELGGCASLNVLSLRDNCLGKLPAELADATELHVLDVAGNRLQNLPFALTNLNLKAMWLAENQSQPMLKFQTEDDERTGEKVLTCYLLPQQPSSSLENLLQNSVDDSWTDSNLNRVSVIQFQEETKAEEEDDEAAAERRGLQRRATPHPSELKVMKKVIEERRNEAYTSRPDGEESPDPQEKRLSDLSNQSRDSQVSNSTLSATSHEDRQNVTAASQREDLVDGHSPLEEEELDEMEVEYIEPTVHFAEEPIFRGGDEDDEEDGEDGERSDEEDERPAFPAEKQRLIRKDTPHYKKHFKITKLPKPEAVAALLQGFSPDGLNSATQAAEDEDEEEQSVCTPQHHHRMEELEDSRLQVNSSQVKGVSFDQVNNLLIEPARIEEEEHTLTIQRQTGGLGISIAGGKGSTPYKGDDEGIFISRVSEEGPAARAGVKVGDKLLEVNGVDLHEAEHHTAVEALRSSGATVSMTVLRERMVEPENAITTTPLRPEDDYFPRERRSSGLAFNLETTPSGPQQRLSTCLIRNDKGLGFSIAGGKGSTPYRTGDTGIYISRIAEGGAAHRDSTLRVGDRVISINGVDMTEARHDQAVALLTGTSPTIALLVERDPNAPGGSPGQSRARAHSPPPPEPSDSPDQEEDGLSLHGNHLSQMEDEYPIEEVTLMKSGGPLGLSIVGGSDHASHPFGVNEPGVFISKVIPHGLACQSGLRVGDRILEVNTIDLRHATHQEAVRALLANKQEIRMLVRRDPSPPGMQEIVIQKQPGEKLGISIRGGAKGHAGNPFDATDEGIFISKVSSSGAAARDGRLQVGMRILEVNNHSLLGMTHTEAVRVLRAVGDSLVMLVCDGFDPRKETAVEASPGIIANPFATGIVRKNSMESISSIDRDLSPEEMDIMQKESEMVRETSQWEREEMEKVERMRLEREEATRLLEEETENIGTGPLKLDYKTLAALPTTSLQKLNRFSTSLSLTAPMEAPLQAQYGAPLEPLGFGLGHPTKPLSHMDPESSPSLNTEHLPQSEHTNYLHGSQFSPNETSTTDSAGSSTTINSSTFVAEEEECMVDSQPICFKENPFLVANRKGKGRPPAEQILSGPPVGYGKQGQLQPWLFSKAPPSDFTRTDSPIRETPYSPTIQPPSHHSSNSSLCAGRETRFANVHYTSTPTARDDISSSTRPGAIQPVGRVRQSNSPATVDGHSPNPFQHGPSPFNSQTSDLYGVRNNFHPKQPSPEPELNNEVFDDDIDGQEGAVKGLTSKVSPRREYMSLAAVPRLSRISTDLQSPSPSGKDSPEQRSFRDRQKYFEIDVKQQTPDKPKPRVSLVGEDDLKKMREEEERKFEQRAREYLLDEDDDDEEEDLAKQVAQMKASGKVLLDGVEYNVEPVSTPSQHCATPPSYCGSSGPSSVDGKGDSQRNSLEDSFRLEQRPNSMTGLIPVYPGETAAPIRTAKAERRHQERLRMQSPELAVAPDKDLSPAEKRALEAEKRAMWRAARMKSLEQDALKAQMVISKSRDGKKRGTLDQLTESPSPAPTPSPTPMEELSLRGLTSPGRLSPDTGDDMQFINDSSSNPGPAASPEAEVPTPLPATSALEEMALYSNKRKLRQGRRSLETAVPT; the protein is encoded by the exons CTGGGCAGCAATGAACTGGATGTTTTG CCGGACACCCTCGGTGCTCTCCCCAACCTGAGGGAGCTATGGCTAGACCGTAACCAGTTGTCCTCATTACCACCA gagCTAGGGAACCTCCGGAGACTGGTGTGTCTGGATGTGTCCGAGAATCGTCTGGAGGAGCTTCCCTCAGAGCTAAAAGGCCTCCTGGCTCTCACTGACCTGCTGCTCACACAGAACCTGCTGGAGGTCGTCCCAGACAGCATAG GCTGCCTGAAACAGCTGTCCATCTTGAAGGTGGACCAGAATAGACTGACCCACCTGACTGATTCAATAGGAGAGTGTGAAAACCTCACAGAACTCGTCTTGACAGAGAACCTTTTACAG TCACTTCCTCGCTCGCTGGGCAAGCTGAAGAAGCTGACCAACCTGAATGTAGACCGCAACCGTTTGGGCAGCGTTCCCAAAGAGCTGGGCGGCTGTGCCAGCCTCAACGTTCTCTCATTGAGAGACAACTGCCTGGGCAAACTGCCTGCTGAGCTTGCAGATGCCACTGAGCTGCATGTGCTGGATGTGGCTGGAAACAG ATTACAAAACCTGCCTTTTGCCCTGACAAACCTCAATCTGAAGGCCATGTGGCTTGCAGAGAACCAGTCACAGCCAATGCTCAAGTTCCAGACAGAGGATGACGAGCGCACAGGAGAGAAGGTGTTGACCTGCTATTTGCTGCCCCAGCAGCCTTCTTCGAGCCTAG AGAACTTACTGCAGAACAGTGTGGATGACAGCTGGACAGACAGCAACCTGAACCGAGTCTCAGTCATTCAGTTCCAGGAAGAGACcaaggctgaggaggaggatgatgaggcTGCTGCAGAGCGCAGA ggtCTTCAGCGCAGAGCCACGCCGCACCCAAGTGAGCTGAAGGTGATGAAGAAGGTGAttgaggagaggaggaatgaagCTTACACATCTAGACCTGATGGAGAAGAGTCTCCTGATCCACAG GAGAAGCGGCTCAGTGACCTCTCCAATCAGAGCCGTGACTCCCAGGTGTCCAATAGCACACTGTCGGCCACCTCTCATGAGGACAGGCAAAATGTGACTGCAGCCTCGCAGAGGGAGGACCTTGTAGACGGCCACTCCCctctggaggaggaagagctggATGAAATGGAGGTGGAGTACATTGAG CCTACTGTGCACTTTGCAGAGGAGCCCATCTTCCGTGGTGGGGATGAGGATGACGAGGAGGACGGTGAAGATGGTGAGAGGAGTGACGAGGAAGACGAGAGGCCGGCTTTCCCCGCAGAGAAGCAGCGTCTGATCAGAAAAGACACGCCACACTACAAGAAGCACTTCAAGATCACCAAGCTGCCCAAGCCCGAGGCCGTGGCTGCGCTGCTGCAGGGCTTCAGTCCTGACGGCCTCAACTCTGCGACACAGGCTGCTGAGGACGAGGATGAGGAAGAGCAAAGTGTATGCACTCCTCAGCACCATCACAGAATGGAGGAGCTTGAGGACAGCCGGCTCCAGGTCAACTCCAGTCAAGTAAAG GGGGTGTCATTTGATCAAGTCAATAATCTGCTGATTGAACCTGCTCGAATTGAGGAGGAAGAG CACACCTTGACCATCCAGCGACAAACGGGCGGCCTAGGTATCAGCATTGCTGGGGGGAAAGGATCTACTCCTTACAAAGGAGATGACGAG GGAATCTTCATCTCCAGGGTATCTGAGGAAGGTCCTGCAGCCAGAGCAGGGGTTAAAGTGGGAGACAAACTCCTAGAG GTGAATGGAGTGGACCTCCATGAAGCAGAACATCACACAGCAGTTGAAGCTCTTCGTAGCTCTGGTGCTACAGTGTCCATGACGGTGCTGCGGGAGCGTATGGTGGAGCCAGAGAACGCCATCACCACCACGCCACTGAGGCCAGAGGACGACTACTTCCCGCGGGAGAGACGGAGCAGTGGCCTAGCCTTCAACTTGGAGACGACTCCCAGCGGGCCTCAACAGCGGCTCTCCACCTGCCTGATCCGAAACGACAAGGGACTGGGATTCAGCATCGCAGGCGGCAAAGGCTCCACGCCCTACCGCACAGGAGACACG GGAATCTACATCTCTCGCATCGCAGAAGGGGGAGCagcacacagagacagcacaCTGCGAGTAGGCGACAGGGTGATCTCT ATCAATGGTGTAGACATGACAGAGGCCAGGCATGACCAGGCAGTAGCGCTCCTTACCGGCACCTCCCCCACCATCGCCCTCCTAGTGGAGCGAGACCCGAATGCACCAGGGGGTTCTCCAGGTCAATCCCGGGCTCGAGCCCACTCCCCTCCACCCCCAGAACCCTCAGATTCACCAGACCAGGAGGAGGACGGCCTTTCCCTTCACGGGAACCACCTGAGCCAAATGGAGGACGAGTATCCCATCGAG GAAGTGACCCTGATGAAGTCAGGTGGCCCTCTAGGCCTGAGCATTGTGGGAGGCAGTGATCATGCCAGTCACCCATTCGGGGTCAATGAACCTGGGGTGTTCATCTCGAAG GTGATTCCTCACGGTTTAGCATGTCAAAGTGGACTTCGTGTTGGGGACCGCATATTAGAAGTGAACACCATCGACCTGCGTCATGCCACTCACCAGGAAGCTGTGCGAGCCCTGCTGGCCAACAAGCAGGAGATCCGTATGTTGGTACGGAGGGACCCTTCACCGCCTGGGATGCAG GAAATTGTGATCCAGAAGCAGCCAGGGGAGAAGCTTGGCATCAGTATTCGTGGAGGGGCCAAGGGTCATGCAGGAAACCCCTTTGACGCCACAGATGAAGGCATCTTCATTTCTAAG GTGAGTTCGAGCGGTGCAGCAGCAAGAGACGGCCGACTGCAGGTTGGCATGCGTATTCTGGAGGTGAACAACCACAGCCTGCTGGGGATGACACACACGGAGGCAGTGCGAGTGCTCCGTGCTGTAGGAGACTCCCTGGTCATGCTGGTTTGTGACGGCTTCGACCCACGAAAAGAGACTGCTGTGGAG GCGTCTCCTGGCATCATTGCCAACCCATTCGCAACAGGCATCGTCCGTAAGAACAGCATGGAAAGCATCTCTTCTATAGACCGAGACCTGAGCCCAGAGGAGATGGACATCATGCAGAAG GAGTCTGAGATGGTGAGAGAGACGTCACAGTGGGAGCGAGAAGAGATGGAGAAGGTG GAGCGTATGCGCTTGGAGCGTGAGGAGGCAACTCGCCTGCTAGAAGAGGAGACTGAG aACATTGGCACTGGACCTCTAAAACTTGACTACAAAACCCTAGCTGCTCTGCCCACCACCAGTCTGCAGAAACTCAACAGG TTCTCTACTTCTCTAAGTCTGACTGCTCCCATGGAGGCCCCCCTGCAGGCCCAGTACGGAGCCCCTTTAGAGCCTCTGGGCTTCGGCTTAGGCCACCCCACTAAACCCCTCAGCCACATGGACCCCGAGTCCTCCCCCAGTCTGAACACAGAGCATCTGCCCCAGTCTGAACACACCAATTATCTTCATGGATCCCAGTTCTCCCCTAATGAGACCTCTACTACTGATAGTGCTGGCTCATCAACAACCATTAATTCATCAACATTTGTAGCTGAAGAAGAGGAATGCATGGTGGACTCTCAGCCGATCTGCTTTAAAGAGAACCCTTTCTTGGTGGCCAATCGCAAAGGAAAGGGCCGTCCACCTGCAGAGCAGATCCTGTCAGGGCCTCCTGTGGGCTACGGGAAGCAAGGCCAACTGCAGCCCTGGTTGTTCAGCAAG GCACCCCCTTCTGATTTCACCAGGACGGACAGCCCAATCAGGGAAACACCGTATTCTCCCACCATCCAACCG CCCAGCCACCACTCTTCCAACAGCTCCCTGTGTGCAGGCAGGGAGACCCGCTTC GCCAACGTTCATTACACCTCAACTCCTACTGCCAGGGATGATATTTCATCATCA ACGCGACCGGGTGCCATCCAGCCAGTTGGGCGTGTGCGGCAGAGTAACTCCCCCGCCACTGTGGATGGCCACAGTCCCAACCCCTTCCAGCATGGCCCCTCCCCCTTCAACTCCCAGACCTCT GACCTGTATGGTGTGAGGAACAATTTCCACCCAAAGCAACCTTCTCCAGAG CCTGAGTTGAACAACGAGGTGTTTGATGATGACATAGACGGTCAGGAGGGAGCTGTTAAGGGTCTGACCAGCAAGGTCTCCCCCCGTCGGGAGTATATGAGCCTGGCAGCAGTGCCTCGCCTCTCCAGGATTTCCACGGACCTGCAG AGTCCTTCTCCTAGTGGTAAGGACAGCCCAGAGCAGCGCTCTTTCAGGGACAGACAGAAGTATTTTGAGATTGACGTGAAGCAGCAAACACCAGACAAACCCAAACCTCGAGTCTCTCTTGTTGGAGAAGATGACCTCAAGAAaatgagggaggaggaag AGAGGAAGTTTGAGCAGCGGGCGCGGGAGTACCTGCTGGATGAAGATGACGACGACGAGGAGGAGGACCTGGCTAAACAGGTGGCGCAGATGAAGGCCTCTGGCAAAGTGTTGTTGGATGGAGTGGAGTACAACGTGGAGCCAGTATCCACCCCATCCCAGCACTGCGCCACACCACCAAGCTACTGTGGCAGCTCAGG gccTTCCTCTGTTGATGGTAAGGGAGACTCTCAGAGGAATTCATTGGAGGACAGCTTCAGGCTGGAGCAGAGGCCCAACTCCATGACTGG TCTGATCCCAGTGTACCCCGGGGAGACGGCGGCCCCCATCCGCACTGCCAAAGCAGAGCGAAGACACCAAGAGAGACTTCGTATGCAGAGCCCTGAGCTGGCTGTGGCCCCTGACAAGGACCTGTCCCCTGCTGAGAAACGAGCTCTGGAGGCCGAGAAGAGAGCCATGTGGAGGGCAGCACG AATGAAGTCTCTGGAGCAGGATGCACTGAAAGCACAGATGGTCATCTCCAAGTCTCGGGACGGGAAGAAACGTGGCACACTAGACCAACTGACGGAGTCACCCTCGCCCGCCCCCACACCTTCTCCAACACCTATGGAAG AACTCAGTCTTCGAGGACTAACCTCTCCAGGCAGGCTG TCCCCTGACACAGGCGATGACATGCAGTTCATCAACGACAGCTCCAGCAACCCAG GGCCTGCTGCAAGCCCTGAGGCTGAGGTACCCACCCCTCTGCCTGCCACCTCAGCCCTGGAGGAGATGGCCCTGTACAGCAACAAGCGCAAACTGAGGCAGGGCCGCCGCAGCCTGGAAACTGCTGTGCCCACGTAA